One Oscillatoria sp. FACHB-1406 DNA window includes the following coding sequences:
- a CDS encoding HU family DNA-binding protein: MNKGDLVDKVAQKATVTKKQADAVLTATLEAIMEAVSQGDKVTLVGFGSFESRDRQAREGRNPKTGEKMEIKATKVPAFSAGKLFKDKVSPPES, translated from the coding sequence GTGAATAAAGGAGATTTAGTCGATAAGGTCGCTCAAAAAGCGACTGTCACTAAAAAACAGGCGGATGCTGTCTTAACGGCAACCCTAGAAGCAATTATGGAAGCCGTGTCCCAAGGGGACAAGGTGACGCTGGTGGGCTTTGGTTCGTTTGAATCGCGCGATCGCCAAGCTCGCGAAGGCCGCAATCCGAAAACCGGCGAGAAAATGGAAATTAAGGCAACCAAAGTTCCTGCCTTTTCTGCTGGCAAGTTGTTCAAGGATAAGGTTTCGCCGCCAGAGTCCTAA
- the cobD gene encoding threonine-phosphate decarboxylase CobD, with protein sequence MKNRPIHGGNLAWAAALAGCPPTSILDFSASINPLGPPESAIAAIGRGLGAIAAYPDPHYSQLRSALAQHHDLDPAWVLPGNGSAELLTWAGRELAQLGIIETIAPTFRDYDRALETFGATVCKNALQIDNRALPLPSFAIAPHNEDASTHLPLFEGHRWPVGGAMYRWLHPPQRGLLLNNPHNPTGKIWSLETLLPLLTEFDLIVADEAFMDFLAPAEQASLVGWVKEFKNLVVLRSLTKFYSLPGLRLGYAIAHPDRLARWQKWRDPWPVNVLAEAAAIAALQDTAFAQKTMEWLPPAKAELIKGLQALEGLDPFEGAANFLFVRCDRSVSQLQMRLLKKHRILIRDCLSFPELGDRYFRIAVRTPEENQRLLEALRGL encoded by the coding sequence ATGAAGAATCGACCTATTCACGGGGGAAATTTAGCCTGGGCAGCGGCTCTGGCCGGTTGTCCCCCGACCTCGATTTTGGATTTTTCCGCGAGCATCAATCCCCTCGGTCCTCCGGAAAGCGCGATCGCAGCAATTGGGCGGGGACTGGGTGCGATCGCTGCCTATCCAGATCCGCATTACTCTCAGTTACGTTCTGCCTTAGCCCAACATCACGATCTCGATCCAGCCTGGGTTTTGCCGGGAAATGGTTCGGCGGAATTGCTGACTTGGGCGGGGCGAGAACTGGCTCAATTGGGGATAATCGAGACGATCGCGCCGACTTTCCGAGATTACGATCGCGCTCTAGAAACCTTCGGGGCGACGGTTTGCAAAAATGCCTTGCAGATCGATAATCGGGCGCTTCCGCTTCCGAGTTTTGCGATCGCTCCCCACAATGAAGACGCTTCTACCCATCTACCGCTCTTTGAGGGCCATCGCTGGCCGGTTGGGGGGGCAATGTATCGCTGGTTGCACCCTCCCCAGCGCGGCTTATTGTTGAATAATCCTCACAATCCTACGGGCAAAATTTGGAGTTTAGAAACGCTTTTACCCCTATTGACCGAATTTGACCTAATCGTTGCGGACGAAGCCTTTATGGACTTTTTAGCGCCCGCAGAACAAGCAAGTTTGGTAGGGTGGGTGAAAGAATTTAAGAATTTAGTTGTCTTGCGATCGCTCACTAAGTTCTACAGCTTGCCGGGATTGCGTTTGGGCTACGCGATCGCGCATCCCGATCGCCTCGCCCGCTGGCAAAAGTGGCGCGATCCCTGGCCGGTCAACGTCCTGGCGGAAGCTGCCGCGATCGCAGCCCTCCAAGATACTGCCTTCGCGCAAAAAACAATGGAGTGGTTGCCGCCAGCCAAAGCCGAGTTAATTAAAGGTCTTCAAGCTTTAGAAGGATTAGACCCTTTTGAGGGGGCCGCTAACTTCTTATTCGTTCGGTGCGATCGCTCGGTTTCTCAATTGCAAATGAGGTTGCTCAAAAAGCATCGTATTTTAATTCGAGATTGCCTCAGTTTTCCCGAACTGGGCGATCGCTATTTTCGCATTGCCGTTCGCACGCCTGAAGAAAATCAACGCTTGTTAGAAGCATTGCGCGGGCTTTAG
- a CDS encoding S8 family serine peptidase, with protein MLHFLKSLFSEQPQPQRKNRGKTFLLEPILTPSGLPLDFGDETPDFDEQKDLSEVSFHDTSVETHAHDAIDLSHVTAPDRLDLDNLEEIPFFDADGDPDLLADSSADIAAGRDVVYNVPAVSAINDVFSVPETNLDLFTSGIFTVSDTGEVEIDYLWDGGSYQGQLALFNLQGIDQYEPGSQDFILEALHRVLDSSQSSSSPLGFIAIDDLSEGARFSGNVGEGNFNSGTYSNIKTFHLEAGSHWGAILIPNGTAEEVWNILNDPNATLPKNLRPLFSLATANPDDGLQFGQIGDVTGDGHTFAFEDLRIDGRTDKDYNDLVFQIRGATGDAVHLNEVINPAQDWRNTEIGQSLVEYATFRGQEIPISEHLPDVVQYAIERAEDLNSYEPEQLAQTHQWIVGVSSNELSPDLLTLLEAENKGAVGHIPNTYLWEFAPNRDTTQIGVQLESLTGVEFAYPLVPQHHELRDALPDNTPYWQLHNAGQTGGTPHADLNVVPAWNLGYKGNGITIGIVDDGIQYNHPSLKDNYRSDLSRDFFEKVGGIYDPNPLPYISPVPGLNAADSHGTAMASLAAGKGESGLFGTAPKASVVGLRLVPNALPTDLTQADTLSYLKDDIDIFNNSWGPSDDSNKLEAPDPLAQMVLHTTATQGREGKGGIFVWAAGNGQEYEGNVNYDGYANSRYAIAVAALDHNGLQASYSEAGASVFVSAPGGDDIAPIVSAYAHPNRPQSISKGTSAAAALTSGVVALMLDANHNLTRRDVQHILVETSRKTDPNDVGWRQNAAGYWTNDKYGFGVIDAEAAVKAAKDWTLVGTEVKVTGGLKTFKKAIPGNGAAVTDSVTINEDITVEWAEVMFDATHSRPEDLEVVLVSPDGTRSVLAEARGDTDSVYKKWVFTSTRSWGESAKGDWKLEVRDKKTGETGTWNQWKLNLYGAQPTVTIKATDADASESGDTGEFTVYRTGSNKFPLTVNYDLLGEYHWSRPKAKPGIDYEELPGSITIPAGASSATFKVQPFADNQTEWPQTVRLKLKENESYEVGEQDIDAVTIKDVNIPELTLLAEWYGGNPGIAAHTFASTSESEKGEQFLLRRVGGDISKPLDVYYSMQGKAEKGVDYIIPVNLTIPAGENDFYFGIVPIKDNLVEGDEDFEIILTPDPTYKFSTGNNRVYDRIPGILWDSDNKPSVKIEATKASTFLGGEPGQFTITRTGDDLSNPLSIELYVHRDWRFQAKNGIDFKEISETIKIPAGQDSVLLDIEPLKGDLERQVDIFLKTNSAYAISTERAQVTILDTNPKIAWKQQLGTSVFDAANSVAIDAAGNAYITGRTAGNLEGSSAGLSDAFVAKYDKTGTLKWVQQDGTLGYDEAKGIAVDAAGNSYITGWTDGELGGSRDAWLAKYNSSGQLLWKKFLSSSSSQTNTGYDISKGAITMGADGAVYLTGYTQGNLGGTNQGQADAFVAKFDSNGNRIWVKQVGSGAWDEANGVAADSLGNVYIAGVTQGLLGDGKAGDKDAWVAKFNKDGMQQWVKQLGTVASDEALGVAVDPQGRVYLAGQTKGWLGDAYAGDPGDWLGDHDAYWAGIHGDRSGLGGTYYGEGDAWVAQFDGDGTLAWKRNLGTPQADVATGIAADATGVYITGTTSGTLKTAAGAEDAFVAKYDARGALLWKQQFGSSSNEGATGIAVGSEGIYVAGLTSGSFGGTSKGGRDAWVAKLA; from the coding sequence ATGCTCCACTTCCTCAAAAGCCTCTTCTCCGAACAACCGCAACCGCAACGTAAAAACAGAGGAAAAACCTTTCTCCTCGAACCCATCCTGACTCCCTCCGGATTGCCGCTCGATTTCGGCGATGAGACTCCCGACTTTGACGAACAGAAAGACTTATCCGAGGTGAGTTTCCACGATACCAGCGTCGAAACTCACGCCCACGACGCGATCGATTTATCTCATGTTACGGCTCCCGATCGCCTCGACCTCGATAATCTCGAGGAAATTCCCTTTTTTGATGCCGACGGCGACCCCGATTTATTAGCCGATTCTTCCGCCGATATTGCCGCAGGTAGAGACGTTGTATACAACGTCCCTGCTGTTTCCGCAATTAACGACGTTTTTTCCGTTCCCGAAACTAATTTAGACCTTTTTACTTCCGGCATCTTTACCGTCAGCGATACGGGCGAAGTTGAAATCGATTACCTTTGGGATGGCGGTTCCTACCAAGGACAACTTGCTCTCTTTAACTTACAAGGAATCGACCAGTACGAACCCGGTTCCCAAGACTTTATACTCGAAGCCCTGCACCGCGTTCTTGACTCTTCTCAATCTTCATCTTCTCCTCTCGGTTTTATCGCCATTGACGACCTCAGCGAAGGCGCAAGATTTAGCGGCAACGTTGGCGAAGGCAACTTTAATTCGGGAACTTATAGCAATATTAAAACATTCCATTTAGAAGCGGGTTCGCATTGGGGCGCAATCTTAATTCCGAATGGAACGGCGGAAGAAGTTTGGAATATTTTAAACGACCCTAATGCCACTTTACCGAAAAATCTTCGCCCGCTCTTTTCCCTCGCAACAGCAAATCCTGACGACGGATTGCAGTTCGGACAAATCGGCGACGTAACCGGCGACGGACATACATTTGCTTTTGAAGATTTACGCATTGACGGGCGCACTGATAAAGATTATAACGACCTCGTATTTCAAATTCGCGGGGCTACGGGCGATGCAGTTCATCTCAATGAAGTTATCAATCCTGCCCAGGATTGGCGCAACACTGAAATCGGTCAATCTTTAGTTGAATATGCCACCTTCCGAGGGCAAGAAATTCCTATCTCCGAACATCTTCCCGATGTGGTTCAGTATGCTATAGAACGCGCTGAAGACCTTAACAGTTACGAACCCGAACAACTCGCTCAAACCCATCAATGGATTGTCGGAGTTAGCAGCAACGAACTTTCTCCCGATTTATTAACATTATTGGAAGCGGAAAATAAAGGCGCGGTGGGGCATATTCCCAATACCTATCTTTGGGAGTTTGCACCGAATCGCGATACGACTCAAATTGGGGTGCAATTAGAATCGCTAACGGGCGTTGAATTTGCCTATCCTTTAGTCCCGCAGCATCACGAATTGCGCGATGCTTTGCCCGATAATACTCCCTACTGGCAGTTACATAATGCCGGACAAACGGGAGGAACGCCGCACGCCGATCTTAATGTGGTTCCGGCGTGGAATTTGGGTTACAAAGGCAATGGTATAACGATTGGGATTGTTGACGATGGAATTCAATACAATCATCCGAGTTTAAAGGATAACTATCGCAGCGATTTAAGTCGGGATTTTTTTGAGAAAGTCGGCGGAATTTACGATCCTAATCCCCTGCCTTATATTAGTCCCGTACCGGGTTTAAATGCTGCCGATTCTCACGGAACGGCGATGGCAAGTTTGGCAGCGGGAAAGGGCGAGAGCGGGTTATTTGGTACGGCTCCAAAAGCTTCTGTTGTGGGTTTGCGGTTAGTTCCTAATGCCTTACCAACTGACCTAACACAAGCCGATACTTTGTCTTATCTCAAAGACGATATCGACATTTTTAATAATAGTTGGGGGCCGTCGGATGATTCAAACAAACTGGAAGCGCCCGATCCTTTAGCGCAAATGGTGCTGCATACGACAGCGACGCAGGGACGAGAAGGGAAAGGCGGTATTTTTGTTTGGGCGGCGGGGAACGGACAGGAGTATGAGGGGAATGTTAATTACGATGGCTATGCGAATTCTCGTTATGCGATCGCGGTGGCAGCATTAGACCATAATGGTCTACAAGCGAGTTATAGCGAGGCGGGGGCTTCGGTGTTCGTTTCGGCTCCGGGCGGCGATGATATTGCGCCGATTGTGTCGGCTTACGCCCATCCGAACCGCCCGCAAAGCATCTCCAAGGGGACTTCGGCGGCGGCGGCGCTAACTTCGGGGGTGGTGGCGTTGATGCTGGATGCGAATCATAATTTAACGCGGCGGGACGTACAGCACATTTTAGTGGAAACGTCAAGGAAGACCGATCCTAATGATGTGGGCTGGCGACAGAATGCGGCGGGGTATTGGACGAACGATAAGTATGGGTTTGGGGTAATTGATGCGGAAGCAGCGGTGAAGGCGGCGAAGGATTGGACGTTGGTGGGGACGGAGGTGAAAGTTACCGGCGGTTTGAAGACGTTTAAGAAAGCGATTCCGGGTAATGGGGCTGCGGTAACGGATAGCGTCACGATTAACGAAGATATTACGGTGGAATGGGCGGAGGTGATGTTTGATGCAACGCATTCTCGCCCGGAAGATTTGGAAGTGGTGTTGGTTTCTCCGGATGGAACGCGCTCTGTTTTAGCGGAAGCGCGGGGCGATACGGATAGTGTCTATAAAAAGTGGGTATTTACTTCAACGCGCTCTTGGGGAGAGTCGGCGAAGGGGGATTGGAAGTTGGAAGTTCGCGATAAGAAAACGGGGGAAACGGGAACTTGGAATCAGTGGAAGTTGAACCTTTATGGGGCGCAACCGACGGTGACAATTAAAGCGACGGATGCGGATGCGAGCGAGAGTGGAGATACGGGAGAGTTTACGGTTTATCGCACCGGAAGTAACAAGTTTCCCTTAACGGTTAATTACGATTTATTGGGTGAATACCATTGGTCGCGACCAAAAGCAAAACCTGGAATTGACTATGAAGAATTACCGGGGAGCATCACGATTCCGGCTGGCGCTTCTTCAGCAACTTTCAAGGTGCAGCCCTTTGCCGATAATCAAACTGAGTGGCCGCAAACTGTACGCTTGAAACTCAAAGAAAATGAAAGCTACGAAGTCGGCGAGCAGGACATTGATGCGGTAACAATTAAAGATGTTAACATTCCCGAACTAACTCTTCTTGCAGAATGGTATGGAGGAAATCCTGGCATAGCTGCTCATACCTTTGCTTCAACATCAGAATCTGAAAAAGGGGAACAATTTTTATTGCGCCGAGTTGGGGGAGACATTTCAAAACCTTTAGACGTTTATTACTCTATGCAAGGTAAAGCAGAAAAAGGTGTAGATTACATAATTCCTGTGAATCTCACCATCCCTGCTGGAGAAAATGATTTTTACTTTGGGATTGTGCCAATTAAAGACAATTTAGTAGAAGGAGATGAGGACTTTGAAATAATACTAACGCCAGACCCTACTTATAAATTTTCAACCGGTAATAACAGAGTTTACGATCGCATACCTGGAATTCTTTGGGACAGTGACAATAAGCCATCAGTGAAAATTGAGGCAACGAAAGCTTCTACTTTCCTGGGAGGAGAACCCGGTCAATTTACAATTACCCGTACAGGAGACGATTTGAGTAACCCTTTGAGTATTGAACTCTATGTTCATCGAGATTGGAGATTCCAAGCAAAAAATGGTATTGATTTTAAAGAAATATCAGAGACAATAAAAATCCCTGCCGGTCAAGATTCAGTTTTACTTGATATCGAACCTCTAAAAGGAGATTTAGAGAGACAGGTAGATATTTTCTTAAAAACTAATTCTGCCTATGCAATTTCTACCGAACGCGCTCAGGTAACGATCCTAGACACTAACCCCAAAATTGCCTGGAAACAGCAACTCGGAACCTCTGTATTTGATGCTGCTAACAGCGTGGCAATTGATGCAGCGGGGAATGCCTATATCACGGGTCGAACGGCAGGAAATTTAGAAGGCTCTAGCGCTGGATTGAGCGATGCGTTTGTTGCTAAGTACGATAAAACTGGAACTTTAAAATGGGTTCAACAAGACGGAACCTTGGGTTACGACGAAGCGAAGGGAATTGCCGTTGATGCGGCAGGAAATTCCTATATTACAGGCTGGACGGATGGCGAACTGGGCGGCAGTCGCGATGCTTGGTTGGCTAAATATAACAGTAGCGGTCAGTTGCTTTGGAAGAAGTTTTTAAGCAGTTCGAGCAGTCAGACCAATACGGGCTATGACATCTCGAAAGGGGCGATAACAATGGGGGCGGATGGGGCCGTTTATTTGACGGGTTATACCCAAGGCAATCTTGGCGGGACGAATCAAGGGCAAGCGGATGCTTTTGTTGCGAAGTTTGATAGCAATGGCAACCGAATTTGGGTCAAACAAGTGGGTTCGGGTGCTTGGGATGAGGCGAATGGTGTAGCTGCGGATTCGCTGGGGAATGTTTATATCGCGGGGGTGACGCAAGGGCTGTTGGGCGATGGGAAAGCGGGGGATAAGGATGCTTGGGTGGCGAAGTTCAACAAGGATGGAATGCAGCAGTGGGTGAAGCAGTTGGGGACTGTGGCGAGCGATGAGGCGTTGGGGGTGGCGGTGGATCCGCAAGGGCGCGTTTATTTGGCGGGGCAAACGAAGGGATGGCTGGGAGACGCTTATGCTGGCGATCCTGGGGACTGGTTGGGCGACCACGATGCTTACTGGGCAGGTATTCACGGCGATCGCTCGGGTTTGGGTGGGACGTATTATGGTGAGGGGGATGCGTGGGTTGCTCAGTTTGATGGTGATGGGACGTTAGCTTGGAAGCGAAACCTCGGTACGCCGCAAGCGGATGTGGCGACGGGGATTGCGGCGGATGCGACGGGGGTTTATATCACAGGGACGACGAGCGGGACGCTGAAAACGGCTGCGGGGGCAGAGGATGCGTTTGTGGCGAAGTACGATGCGCGGGGGGCGCTGTTGTGGAAGCAGCAGTTTGGGAGTAGCAGTAACGAGGGGGCGACGGGAATCGCGGTGGGGAGCGAGGGGATTTATGTGGCGGGGTTGACTTCGGGGAGTTTTGGAGGAACGTCTAAGGGTGGGCGCGATGCTTGGGTAGCGAAGTTGGCATAA
- a CDS encoding toxin HicA, with protein sequence MSQNRISDIVASMRRSPANIRFSALEKVCEHYFGRARQQGSHLIYKTPWPGDPRVNIQEGKGGKAKAYQIKQVLEAIEKIERQSNDD encoded by the coding sequence ATGAGTCAAAATCGAATTAGCGACATCGTAGCCTCAATGCGGCGAAGTCCGGCTAATATTCGGTTTTCGGCTTTAGAAAAAGTCTGCGAGCATTATTTTGGCAGAGCGCGTCAGCAGGGAAGTCATCTTATTTATAAAACCCCGTGGCCAGGAGACCCTCGCGTCAATATTCAAGAAGGAAAAGGGGGGAAAGCGAAAGCTTACCAAATTAAACAAGTCCTAGAAGCGATTGAGAAAATAGAGAGGCAAAGCAACGATGACTAA
- a CDS encoding toxin-antitoxin system HicB family antitoxin: protein MTKEIDPNHYTYRITWSEEDGEYVGLCAEFPSLSHLDEDRSSALEGICALVCDVVEDLKTSQEPIPEPIADRKYSGNLQLRMPPHIHRKLVTEAMEEGVSLNRYINSKLGA, encoded by the coding sequence ATGACTAAAGAAATCGACCCCAACCACTACACTTACCGCATTACTTGGTCAGAAGAAGATGGCGAGTACGTGGGGCTATGCGCGGAATTTCCGAGCTTATCGCATCTTGACGAAGATCGGAGCAGCGCTTTAGAAGGCATTTGTGCATTGGTTTGCGATGTGGTCGAAGATCTCAAAACCTCACAAGAGCCAATCCCCGAACCTATTGCCGATCGAAAATATAGTGGCAACCTTCAACTTAGAATGCCACCCCACATACACCGAAAGCTGGTCACTGAGGCAATGGAAGAAGGAGTTAGCCTCAATCGCTATATCAACTCAAAATTAGGGGCTTAA